In a single window of the Streptomyces sp. NBC_00094 genome:
- a CDS encoding MerR family transcriptional regulator — protein MADGLTIGQAAAFVGVTIKTVRHYHRLGLVAEPERDGSGYRRYRSGELFRLVQVRTLAAAGVPLAEIGDLLDADPKTFAATLDDVHHQLTERIDDLIARRDRLHRLDHGDRALLPDRACAVLDRLAELGFSPDYVAGQREALVLARALVPEIFDSFLTRLGHSLDDPESVELTKRGWDARSWDPDDPRIEELASALADKLLADRALLAMPTGFQNQPDAASRYGMVNHHREDQSPSIARLNTLVEANLRAAGIAVPHQ, from the coding sequence ATGGCAGACGGGCTCACGATCGGTCAGGCGGCGGCGTTCGTCGGTGTCACGATCAAGACCGTGCGGCACTATCACCGGCTCGGCCTGGTCGCCGAGCCGGAACGCGACGGTTCCGGCTACCGCCGTTACCGGTCGGGCGAGCTGTTCCGGCTGGTCCAGGTCCGGACCCTGGCCGCAGCCGGCGTACCGCTGGCCGAGATCGGTGACCTGCTCGACGCCGATCCGAAGACGTTCGCCGCCACCCTGGACGACGTCCATCACCAGCTCACCGAACGGATCGACGACCTGATCGCGCGCCGCGACAGGCTGCACCGTCTCGACCACGGCGACCGCGCCCTGCTGCCCGACCGGGCCTGCGCCGTCTTGGACCGGCTCGCCGAACTCGGCTTCAGCCCCGACTACGTGGCCGGTCAACGGGAGGCTCTGGTGCTGGCCCGGGCGCTGGTTCCGGAGATCTTCGACAGCTTCCTGACCCGGCTCGGACACTCGCTCGACGATCCCGAGTCCGTCGAGCTGACCAAGCGCGGCTGGGACGCGAGGTCCTGGGATCCGGACGACCCGCGGATCGAGGAGCTGGCGTCCGCGCTGGCCGACAAGCTACTGGCCGACCGCGCGCTGCTGGCGATGCCGACCGGGTTCCAGAACCAGCCCGACGCCGCCTCCCGGTACGGAATGGTCAACCACCACCGGGAGGACCAGTCACCGTCCATCGCCCGGTTGAACACACTGGTCGAGGCGAACCTGCGCGCGGCCGGCATCGCCGTTCCGCATCAGTGA
- a CDS encoding alpha/beta fold hydrolase, translating into MDKVFSADGTTIAFEQRGSGPAVVLVGGAFMTRGDSAGLAGLLAEHCTVITYDRRGRGDSGDTSEYDVQREVEDLDALIELAGGEAMVFGMSSGAVLALEAVARGSAVSRLAVYEPPFITDDSRPPLPADYVAHLTELVEQGAYGDAVAYFMTAAVGMPAEAVAGMRQAPFWSGMEATARTLPYDGQVMGDTMSGRPLPADRWQSVTVPVLVGSGDAGAPHMLDGARELAALADNFSLHVFPGQEHNIAPELLAPVLTGFFATGENA; encoded by the coding sequence ATGGACAAGGTGTTCTCTGCCGACGGCACGACCATCGCCTTCGAGCAGCGGGGCTCGGGCCCTGCGGTGGTACTCGTAGGCGGCGCCTTCATGACCCGCGGCGATTCGGCCGGACTCGCCGGTCTGCTGGCCGAGCACTGCACCGTGATCACGTACGACCGCCGGGGCCGCGGCGACAGCGGGGACACCTCGGAGTACGACGTGCAGCGCGAGGTCGAGGATCTGGACGCGCTGATCGAGCTCGCGGGCGGCGAGGCCATGGTCTTCGGCATGTCCTCCGGTGCCGTACTGGCGCTGGAGGCCGTGGCCCGGGGCAGCGCCGTCTCCCGGCTGGCCGTGTACGAGCCGCCCTTCATCACCGACGACAGCCGCCCGCCGCTGCCCGCCGACTACGTGGCCCACCTGACGGAGCTCGTGGAGCAGGGGGCGTACGGGGATGCCGTGGCCTACTTCATGACCGCGGCCGTGGGTATGCCCGCCGAGGCCGTCGCCGGGATGCGCCAGGCCCCCTTCTGGTCCGGCATGGAGGCCACCGCCCGCACCCTGCCCTACGACGGACAGGTCATGGGCGACACCATGTCCGGCCGGCCACTGCCCGCCGACCGCTGGCAGTCCGTGACCGTGCCCGTCCTCGTCGGCAGCGGGGACGCGGGCGCACCGCACATGCTGGACGGCGCGCGGGAACTCGCCGCACTGGCCGACAACTTCTCCCTGCACGTCTTCCCCGGCCAGGAACACAACATCGCCCCGGAGCTCCTCGCCCCCGTCCTGACCGGCTTCTTCGCCACCGGAGAGAACGCATGA
- a CDS encoding TetR/AcrR family transcriptional regulator, with amino-acid sequence MDSRSARKHEAIMEAATSVFLDKGYSGTSMDDIAKLAAVSKQTVYKHFADKEKLFAEIVLATTDRLDTTIDLLADIPTDAANLEENLTGLARQFLTTLTHPQVIQLRRLIIANADVFPDLGTEWYERGFERGLASLAATFQRLADQGLLRIDDALLAANHFSGLLLWIPVNKAMFTGRSQYTKADLDRHAAAGTRVFLSAYR; translated from the coding sequence ATGGACAGCCGTTCAGCGCGCAAGCACGAGGCGATCATGGAGGCCGCGACCAGCGTTTTCCTGGACAAGGGGTACTCGGGGACGAGCATGGACGACATCGCGAAGCTGGCCGCGGTGTCCAAGCAGACCGTCTACAAGCACTTCGCGGACAAGGAGAAGCTGTTCGCCGAGATCGTGCTGGCCACCACCGACCGGCTCGACACCACGATCGACCTGCTGGCCGACATCCCGACCGACGCCGCCAACCTGGAGGAGAACCTGACCGGGCTCGCCCGCCAGTTCCTGACCACCCTCACCCACCCCCAGGTCATCCAGCTGCGGCGCCTGATCATCGCCAACGCCGACGTCTTTCCCGACCTGGGCACCGAGTGGTACGAGCGCGGCTTCGAACGAGGGCTCGCTTCCCTGGCGGCGACCTTCCAGCGCCTGGCCGACCAGGGGTTGCTCCGTATCGACGACGCCCTCCTGGCCGCGAACCACTTCTCCGGCCTGCTGCTGTGGATCCCGGTGAACAAGGCCATGTTCACCGGCCGGTCCCAGTACACCAAGGCCGACCTCGACCGCCACGCCGCAGCCGGCACCCGCGTCTTCCTCTCCGCCTACCGCTGA